CTTGCCTTCACTATCAACAGGGTTACATCGGACTGAGGATGACAACTAAAAATCGGGAACTGCttcaatatcaatagggttagaATTACCAATATACGCAAGTATCAACTAACACTTGAGGCCAGTTTAACGAACTGCTAAAACCTTTGACCCGGGGGCTtactcaattgataatgagCTAGCCCCCGGGTTATAGTTGAATAATTTGTTACACGGACATTTCAGAAAGAAAGCTTCCACCaataaaccaatttgaaattttaaaaaataaatctctgAAGACAGGTAGAAGCAATCTATCTAAGGCACCATGTAACAGAATTTATTGTGGGTCTTTTTTATGAAGAgcgatacatgtatatgcCATAAAGAAAGGGTTGTTGTAGTAAATGTTTATTGTAAGCTAGTAAAACATACGTACCTGAAAGGTTTTCCCCCCTCTGAAGCACATCGTCTAAGTTTTGTACCATAATTCTCTGCACGTCTTGCAGTTCAGTGTTTAAAGCGCTCAAATTCCGTCGAGCTCGAGAATCTAAATACGatttctttgctttctgaaTGTATGTGTCTTAAAAGAGAAAATGACAAGTTAAATCAATATTGACCTGGTAACATATCTGTGGAATTTAGCTCTCTACATAGGATAGGCCTATCCTTCCGTGGAGAAAACTAACTAAAATGTACACTAAAACTTGTTGCGTAAGTCAGGAAAATTGGGACCGACAGAATGTGTCCGACTTAGGAACATTCTGGAGTACTGGTAAGTCAGATTTAGGGACATTTAATGAAGAAACCATTTGACTTAGCTTTCTACATAGGATAACCTTCCGGGGGGAAAACTAACCAGCCAACTACAtgatagtttgaattgttgtcctcattgaaaacatgaagtaaccaatagcaattacactaaaaatttgagttttacATTTTTGTGTCACCGAGCCCTGGCCGACTTTTTAACTTTTGggtatcaaatattttgtctGGCTTAGACCGAGtatccgatttaaaaaatccgTTTTAAAGAGAGATTTTGATGATTGAACTGGAAAATTCCCGACCTGGAAATTCCTTACAACCGGTCTGATTTTCCGACTTATGCAGTGTTTTAATGCACGAGTAAATACGGATGAAACTATTTACCGAACTCTATGAAACTGTAAGGTCTCGATACTGTATCTACCCTCTGACCGTACTGTTGAGTGAACTCATTCTGTAAATCTTCTAAGTATGAAAACGCGAGACGTTTGGAAAAACTTTGTTCGCACAAAACCAAGAACACGACGCCTCTTTCGATCAGATAACTGAAATTGAGTAGAACAGAAATAGTTTTTGGGAGTTAATGTTACTCATTAGGTTAAGACAGCCACCTTTCAGCGGCGCAGCTACCGGTGCGGTTGGTCCGACATATGACGGACCAATAATTACCAAAGTGGTACTTCTGATTCGTTCAAATTTGCATTAAAAAATTTGGAGGGGGGTTTAGTTTAGGTTTCGATTTTTCTCGAAGTCACAGTCCCGTGAACTGCATCGGGGCAAGAAATCATTTTCGCATTGCCTGATCGCGgcatttcatcatttatcGCATCTGGCAATGGAATGCTCGTGAGCAAGGGGAAGGTTGTTGTTTTCTAGGGATTCGAATCTAACTGATCTCACTTTATGTATCtatgatttggatattgtcAGAGCCATCCTTTTCATTGACTCCAGACATAAACAACAAACGATCGACCGCGTGTGGCAGCAGTCTAgtcttattttgtcattagtCAATGCATGCTGGAAAATGGGCCTCAGATGCCCCAAGAACcccttgaaatttcaaaaaggacCCCCAAACCCCCCTTAAGGGCTTTGCACCTTCGGTGCTCGCGACCGCTGGCCTAGCATGTCGGACCAATAATTATTTGTTTGCTACTCCTCTGCCTTTCTGCTATGTTGTGCTAGTGTTATTTCAGATGAGGGTTATGGCTAGTTAATTTGCAGAAGCCCCTTGGTGACATACAAGATAATCTTTTCACAATTctgacttattatgtcgaacatgaaatttgacttatttttatGTAGAAATTCCAGttattatgtcgaatttcgagataataagtctacatgaaaataacacaaaattcgACATAATttactcgaaattcgacttattatgtcaaatttcaagataataagtcgaaatttgacataataagtcgaaactGTGAAAACattatctcgtatgtcacctaggggcttccgtactAATTACCTAATCGTGACGTTGGAGGCCAGTTTTTATTATCGGATAAGCTCATGCGTTATCtcaaatatccgattgtgaaactaaaatccacagacaggttactgactagctTTGGCTAGGCTTGGGACATTACCATAAGGGACACCTGGTTAGTACCTAATGAtattggtggtaagcttttataatcgcatgggcttataccaaccggtgaaaatatccgatcgtgaaactaaaccacagacaggttactgacaaAGGGACACCTAAATCGCTTATTTGCGCTACGTAAGAATGATACTTACTGGAATAAATATGTGCCCGATTGTAACGTACATCTCTGTGGAGACTGGTTGTTTATCTTTTTAAATAGTTGCTTCGCTTGGTTTTGATATTCCATTAAACTGCGACCGgtctgaaaatacaaaatagttCAGGTGGTCAGGTGTAGGCCTACTTAGTGACTTAATCATTGGTATTACTGTTATAGCTTTAACAGTCTGATTCAACTGTGATGgttcatataggcctacactGTTTGTGAAATATCCGAATTTGAAACAAGTAGACCTACAGTCCCAGACAATCCGGTTAGGCCCCTATTGACTAAAACTGCAGTCCATAGATTCACCAAGTCCTGGAGCGTGTGTATGCATTACTGCGCAAAACTTGTACGCCTAAACCACCTGTTGTAACATAAGTCTGAAATCACGACGTTaggtctaactgcagtttaaGTCACCACCCTTTCCACTATGTGGCACTAGTATGTGTTATTAAAGATTATGGTTGggtttagttagttacctaatcgttggtggtaagctttttataatcggatgggcttataccaacgttagggatgacaagggccaaaactcggttgaaaaaagtaacacttcaaaaatatactttctattcacttcagtccataattaatggcttaattcacaaactaacacaggtacctttcgaaataatccaattttatgtatgtttcgagtgattaatcaacattattttgagaaattaatttctcagcaaatttcgccattagccgccatttctctgtattacACATGTgacatgataagacaaggggacctacaaggatttttataaaacttccaagacgaaacgacaatttttatttttgatggttttccaactaacatttcaaatcttcgtgttttccaagATAAATAATGAAGTAATAAATtttggtaaaagaaaaatgggaataagtgttgatttcttaattttttcaatttcgtcgtttcgcttcgtgagtttgtgctgttgtcctggcctcagtccacaggtgccagcacctccagtaattttcaaaatggcagctgttgactggacggaaatttactctcactttatggccgatttgcacatggattaagatcgtcaggtgaggtgttataggtatcagacaaactacgaatctgttgtgcgtcgattacagcaaaaattagacggatatcttaagagacaatgaaatgccaggcaaattactcgtcagtcaaattggctgacgaagatttcatacaaaaatgaccttcccattcctgactgtggtttgtgaaaatatccgatcgtgaaactaaaccacagacaggttactgactaggttGGGTTTGGGTTAGGTACATAACCAAAAGTGACACCTAAGTGGCCCTACAACTTTGGGAACAACAACGGCAATGGAAGGCATAACATCAGGCACCAACAAGGTGAATTCATAGGTCGACAGTCCAATTTAAATTGCAACCAGACATttaccaagaaccttagtgtctggtgtaccacagttggttacactaggatTGTAGAGCAACTGAGATCACTGCGCAACCACTGGCTGAATCCGGACAGTCTGAGTCTGGtcattaactaaaccattaaACGTTAAAAACCATCTCAATAAGTAGCCAGCAGTTCTGTAGTCggtctgaataccagacgtTGGTACAGTCACCTACTGTTAGAGGAACAACTGCTCGAGCCTAACAGTTCTAGCTGTAGTAACAAGTAAACGATTTAAAGACAGACTACATCAGATATACTTGACACTTACTCCTTCATCTTCTTGCATCGATGCAGCTAACGGTAAACCGTCAGCCAGCCGTGCAATCATCGTCATCAACACCATCTTTCCTTTCTATCCGTTTTTCAAGCAGAAATTCAACACAATCGAGTCTAAATTCTCGTTTACATACAGAAAATTCGTCGTAATCGAAGGTGACGTGTTACCAGTAGTACTATTAAGCGCACGAAACCGATGGGtttataaattgaattgaatttatcttaTCCGGCTTATATTAATTTTTATAGGGAAACATAggcgctattgcactttcgttCATTCTcccaaaaatgtttatttctgcATATTATCCAGCTAGGAAGCCGATATTATTGTGGAAACCAAATATGGTGATGAATGTTCCAGTAGCATTAAATTCAGCAACATACTTTTTGTCCAAAAGCAAAATTCTAAAATGAGGCGTCATCAAACGTTTTCACTGATTTGAAGTTACAACTAGAGTAAACTAGGATCAGATGGACATAAACTACCATGGACATTGTCATCGGTCCCTATTCGAAAAGTGGCCACTGCTGGATCTCCTTGCCCAAGGGATCGGGCGACCTGGTCAATTCTACAACACAAGTTGGgtgattgattatttttgaaaatcagcTCTGCGATTATGCATTGCATCTAATTTTGTATTGAGCTTCAGAATAAGTTGAAAATAACGATTGcagattttaagatttttctgAATATCTTGAATGAACTCTTTTACTTTTACATGGGATTCAGAATATAACACGCGAAAATTGTATCGTCGGCACGTTTACCGTCATTACCCAAACCCCGGAACGAATGCAAAGCCGGAGTGAGTTAATAACGACAATTTATATGTGCGACAAAGATAATGATACCGTATATACCGAAGGTTTCGAAAGTTTTGATAACGGCCTTTGAAATTGTTCAGGCATAATCAATAGCTGTAGTGTGTAGTTTACATCTCTATTTCGTCAGATTGGTCAGAGATCAGTCATCTCATCTCACTCTTACACAACACACATTCTAAATCGTCGTTATTGTTTCGTAATTTAAACCATTAAAGAAACGAGATATTTGATTCATGACAAGATAAGGTTTCAAAGGTTGTTTTGGCATTTAATCTCTCTCTACACGATCATACCCGGATTGTCGGTATCACGACTGTAAGTAGGAAAGATTCAATCTCGTGTGTTCTCCGAAATCAGTTAGCTTTGCGACGATGTTAAATGCTACGGTTATAAGGGCATGGTTTAAATCTGCGCTGAAATATAAATGGTTTACAGACACTGTATATCCCTACGTTCAATTGTCTCGTTTTTATCTGGTAAATTTCGTCGAGCCCGTCGTTTATCACCTGGCttttattttcaacattttcacgATAATCGTTTTACTAAAATGTCGAAGAAAACAGTCCGTACGCTGTACTTTCAGTTATCTTTTCACGTTGGCCATTTGCGACTTTATCTACGTCTGTACCCGACTGAAGAAGATGCCACTTCTCATCATCAGCGCGCTTTCATTCATCTTCAAAAGATCACATATCTCCGATTGTAAAGTGTTGGATATCACGTTGTCCGATTTAAATCACGACTTCGATATTAGGTATCATCTGCCTGATTATCCAAATTGCCCAAAAAGTGCACAGTATtacttcaaattatatttcttcattGAGGCAAAGTACCCGCTATGCGTAGTTTATCAATGGCTAAGGCCGTTAACCCCGGTTACTAACTGGATTATTGTTCTCATCGCCGGTGAGAGATTTCTGTCGATTAAAGCACCTTTTACccatagaaatattttcaccGTTCGTAACGTCAGTCGCACGACCCTCAGCTGCGCGTTAGTAACGTTTTGCTACGCACAAAGCGCTTTCGAACTATTCATACGTAATTACCCGCGCAAAGGAAAAACAACGGTCTGGTTTAACGGAAAAAATCGAACTTTAATCaacgaaaacgtcgttttcTGGGTATGCACGACGGTTCCAGGGGTCAGTCTCACCAGAAATCAAAGTCGTCTGCTATATGCGATTAATTACATCATCGGCGAATTTGTTCCGTCGCTTCTCATCATGA
This Tubulanus polymorphus chromosome 7, tnTubPoly1.2, whole genome shotgun sequence DNA region includes the following protein-coding sequences:
- the LOC141908273 gene encoding vesicle-trafficking protein SEC22b-like is translated as MVLMTMIARLADGLPLAASMQEDEGTGRSLMEYQNQAKQLFKKINNQSPQRCTLQSGTYLFHYLIERGVVFLVLCEQSFSKRLAFSYLEDLQNEFTQQYGQRVDTVSRPYSFIEFDTYIQKAKKSYLDSRARRNLSALNTELQDVQRIMVQNLDDVLQRGENLSVLDDKASSLSTLSQKYRQDAKYLNLRSMYAKVGAAAVIIVIFFLYIRFWWF